The Streptomyces hundungensis genome contains the following window.
CGTCGGCAGCGGTCTCCACCGTGAGACCGAGGTCTCGGCAGGTGGTGAGGACCCACTGCTCCAGTTCTTCCTGAGTGGAAGTCTGGGTCTGCACGCTGTTCGACACCGTGGTGATCCTTTCGTTTACTGGTTGGTCCGGAACGGGTGACCGTTGACCGTGCTGTCGACGAAGCGGTTGTGGCCGTAGGTGTCGGTGCCCGAGGTGAGGACGTTGCCGAACCGGTCGAGGCTGGCCTGGCCGCCGAACTCCTCCAGCTCGGTGGAGTACGGGTACACCTTCACCGACGTCGGCAGGTAGCGGCCCGCGAAGCCCAGGCGCATCTGGTCGGTGAGGCCGCTGTGCGGGTGGGACGCGTGCATCAGCGTCGACCAGAAGACGATGAACTGGCCCTGGCGCATGACCTGGGAGACGGCCTTGGACTCGTCCGGGCTCCAGTTGGGGTCCTTCTGGAGCTGGCGGTAGTCGTGACCGAAGAAGCCGCGGCGGATGCCGTTCTTCTCGGTGGCGTTGATGGCGTCCGGGTTGTAGTCCATCGTCTTGGACTCGTCGTAGTTCATCGTCTTGTGGGACCCCGGGATGAACTGGAGGCAACCGTTCTCGACGCTGGCGTCCGTGAACGCGGTCCAGACGGTGATGGTGCCGCCGAAGTCGGCGTCCTCGGGCCAGACGATCTGGGGGTGCTTGGACCCGGCGACGTTGGAGAAGTTGTCGGCCTGGTGCCAGTCGGTGCCTTCGTCACCCGGGTACTTGGGGAAGAACTCCGAGCGCCAGCACAGGGTGTCCGGGCCCAGGATGCTGGAGACCCGGTCGACGATCTCGGGCCGCGTGATGTGGTCCGCGAGGAAGTCGATGTCCAGATGCCGGTCGTAATTCGCGAGGTTGGTGTTGCCGGACACCGCGCGGCCGCCGCCGTAAATGGCCTTCTTGGTATTCAGCAGCTTCGGACGGAGGGCCTGCAAGTTGGCCTCCATCTCGTCCTTCTCGTACAGGTCGAAAGGACCGATGTATCCGTCGCGCTGGAACTTCTCGAGCTCCTCCGCGCTGAGGGAGAACTTCTTGGTATCGGTTATCTGGTTCATATCTCCACTTTCTTGTGTGGGGGGCCATGCGCAAGCAGGCAGGCAAGCAGGAGCACGCATGGGGAATCTGGCCGGAGTCGCAGGAAAACAACTCGTCGAGCCACTCCGCCTGACGCAAAAGGCTCAAATGAGCCCGCGGGGAACATTCACCCGGTGAAAGCGAGTCCATCACGTCGATTTCGCCGAGGTCAATAAGAATCCTGGCTCTCTTGCCGGTCCTTCTGTCCGCGTGAGGAACGGCGGCAGCGGTCTGCCACCACGGCTTCCGGGCGGGGGCGCAGACCGGGTCCGACGCATCGCGGTTACACGTGATACGAGAACGCAAGCCTCGGTTCGCGATGAGGGATATGCGCGGGTGAGGGGGAGGTGACGATGGGGCGGCGCACAGGCGCGCACGAGTGTGAAGCCGGGGGCACACCGCCGGACGCCGTCCTGGAGTCGGCCGTCAGCCGGACATCACGCGGCCCTCAGCCGGTCGTCAGCCAGCCGGCCGTCAATCGGACGGGGGTGGCCCAGCTCTGCCGGGCGATGGGCATACTCTCGGGCCGCGCGGACATGCCCGGCGATCGGCGCACGGGCGCCTGCCCATGGCCTCGGATGGGGCGTCCGAGTTCGAGGTGAACGCGCGTACCCGCCTTCTTGAAACAGGGTGTACGGCGGCGCTGTGACGGTGCCCGAAACGCGTCGTTCGGGTACCCGAAAGGAAAAGGTGGGTGCTACCTGGTGTTAATACGTCGGTGTCCCGCATCAGCATCCCCCGGTGAACAAGCCGTGCTCAACATCAGCGCGGGGTTCCGCACCTTCGCCTTTGGGCCGGGTAAGCCGCAGCAATCCGCGGACCGGAACGAGGTTTGTGGCTTCGATCCAGGCCGCTCAATCACATTCGCATCCCCCGCCGTAGAGATCAAGTTCTAATTCCCACACAGGAGTTGAAAAGGTCATCTGCGCAGGTCAGGGCGGTTATGACAAGGCGTCAGGGGTGTCCAAGGAGTGGACGTCTTACGGCGCGGCGCCCGGACCCATGGCGAAGGCGCGGGCGGGCGCCGCCGCGGTGTGACCATGATCACCCGCCGGGCTGGCGGGCAGGTGTTCACGGCGCGCCGAACTCTCGGCGCACGCCGGGCAGTTGGCACCGCGCGGAGGCGGGCCGAACCCTCGGCGTGCGTACGGCAGTGGGCAACGCGCCGAGACGGGCCGAACCCTCGCCGCGCATACGGCAGTGGGCAACGCGCCGAGACGGGCCGAACCCTCGCCGCGCATACGGCAGTTGGCAACGCACCCATACGGGCCGAACCCTCGCCGCGTAGGGCAGTTGGCATCGCGAGAGGCGGCCCGCAGCAGCCTCACCGCGCCCCAAAGGTGCCCCACCCCCCGCCGGAGGGTGTGGTGGCGGACGCGTTTAGGCGTCATCTTCCGTACGGGTGCCGGTGGTTGAGCGGACCGGACCGACCGCCGGGGCGGGAGTGCGGGCGGCAGGAACAGTGGGGTCCTTGCCCGGCGGTGGTGGACGGCGCGGCAGACGGACGCGCATCACCACCAGCGTCAGCGCCCCCGCCAGCAGACCCCAGAACGCCGATCCGATCCCGAGCAGCGTCACACCGGAGGCGGTCGCCAGGAAGGTGATGACGGCGGCCTCCCGTGAACCGTCGTCGGCCAGCGCCGAGGCCAGCGAGTTGCCGATGGTGCCGAGCAGTCCGAGCCCTGCGATGCCGAGGACGAGGGCGCTGGGCAGCGCGGTGAGGAGCGCACCCACGGCGCCGCCGAACACTCCGACGAAGAGGTAGAACACACCGGCCCACACCCCGGCCAGATAGCGCCGGTCGGGATCCTCGTGTGCCTCGCGCCCGGTGCAGATGGCGGCCGTGATGGCCGCGAGGTTCAGACCGAAGCAACCGAAGGGCGCGAGGAGCAGGTTGACCGCACCGGTCCAGCTGATCAACGGCGATATCGGCACACGCTCGTACCCTGCGCCGCGCAGCACCGCGACGCCCGGCAGGTTCTGCGAGGCCATCGTCACGACGTACAGCGGCAGCGCGACGCTGATGATCACCTGCAAGGAGAACTCCGGTGCGGTGAACACCGGTTGGGCGATGTCGAAGCGCACACCGGCCGGTCGCAGCGAGCCCTGCGCGGCGGCGACCGCCACACCCACCGCGAGCGCTCCGATGATGGCGAATCGGGGCGCGAGCCGCCGCCCCACGAGGTAGACCGCGAACATCGAGAAGACGAGCGCGAAATGGCCGTGCATACGGGCGAACAGGCCGGTGCCGAACTGCACGAGCACCCCGGCCAGCAGCCCCGCCGCGATGGGGACCGGGATCCGGCTCATGACCCGCTCGAACCAGCCCGTCAGACCGCTGAGCACGATCAGCGCGGCCGAGACGAGGAAGGCGCCGATCGCCTGGGCCATCGTCACGCCGCCGAGCCCCGATACCAGGAGCGCGGCGCCCGGGGTGGACCAGGCCGTCACGACCGGCGCTCGGTAGCGCAGGGAGAGCCCGATGCAGGTGGTCCCCATGCCGACGCCGAGCGCCAGCATCCAGGAGGTGAGTTCTCCGGGCCCGGCGCCGGCGGCCTGGGCGGCGGTGAAGACGATCGCGGCGGAGCTGGTGACTCCGACCAGTACCGCGATGAGACCCGCCGTGACGGCGGACGCCGGCGCGACGCGGCGTATCTTTCGCTCGGTCACGCTCACCACTCCCACTCTCTTGGGCGCTGTTCCTCGGGAAGGTCGCCGTGCACGATCCGATCGCGTCGCGGCGTGCTGTCGGCCGCCCTGCCGCTCGGCGGCCCGGGCGTTGCGCGCGCCCTCACGAAGTGACCGCGAGCAGTGTTCCGTTGGTCAGTCGCAGGAGTTCCGACGCGGTCGTCGGGAAGACGGTGCGCGGTGTGCCGGCGGCGGCCCAGATCTGGGGATAGTCGGTGAGCGCCTCGTCGACGACCGTCGGCAGCTGCCCGGGGTGGCCGACCGGGGCGACTCCCCCGATGGCCTGCCCGGTGGCCTCGCGGACCTGTTCCGCCGAGGCGCGCCGAAGCCGGCCGCGCCCCCAGCGCGCCGCGAGCGCGTCCGTGTCGACCTTGTGGCGGCCGCTGGTCAGCACCAGGACGGGCTCGTTGTCGGAGAGGAACACCAGGCTGTTGGCGATCGCGCCGACGTCGCAGCCGAGCGCGGCGGCGGCCTCGGCGGCGGTGCGGGTGGACTCGGCGAGCTCGCGCACCTGTCCCGGTACGCCCGCCTCGGCGAGGCAGGCGGCCACCTGTCGGCTCCGGGTGGGAAGGGCATCATGCTGGGGGGAGGACATACTGCTCCTAGACGTATCCTGCGTTCCATATACAGAACGCCATGCTCGCGAAACGTTAGGCCGAGGGCGTCGTCGCAGTCAACGCCCGACAGATGAAGCGCCCGACAGATGAACGGAGAAGAGTCGTGGGACTGGCGGACCAGGTGGGGAGCCGTTTGAAGGAGCTCCGAACCGGCCGGGGGCTCTCCCTGTCCGAGTTGGCGCGGCGCTCCGCGATCGGCAAGGGCACCCTTTCGGAGCTGGAGACCGGCCGGCGCAACCCGACCTTGGAAACCCTGTACGCGCTCACCCGCGCCCTGGACGTTCCCCTCAGCAGCGTTTTGAACGTCGACGAGCCGGTCAGGGTGTCGGGCGAGGCCGTGGACGCGTATCTCACCGAGAAGTTCGAGAACGCCGAGGCGGTCACCGAGGTGTTCCGCATACGGATCCGGGCCCATGCGCACCAGCGGTCGGCCGCCCACGCCCCCGGCACCGAGGAACGCATCGTCGTCCTGACGGGAACGGCTCAGGTGGGCCCCGCCGATTCGCCTCAACTGGTCCGCCCGGGCGAGCAGGCACACTGGGCCGCCGACGTCCCCCATGTGTACGGAGCGCCCTCGGAAGACGTCGAGGCTGTCCTGTTCGTGCGCTATCCGGCGGCGGCCCCGTCGCCGGCGTGACCCGCGCGCGCGGCCCACCGGGCGTGCCGCACCTGAAAGCCGCGCCGGACCAACTCGCCGTCACCGTCGCGTTTTTGCGTCAATGATCGGGCAACTCGCAAGCAGAGCAACCCCGTTGAGTCCTGGGTGGGCCTGTCAAAGGGCGCCCCGGCAGTTTTCATCGGTGTCATCGTCGGAACAGGAGCACGTTCATGCGTCTCTACGCCCAGACCCCGGCGCGCCGGAGTCGTCAGCTCTTCGCGGACCTCGTCGCGCTGCTCCTGATCGCGATCGCGGTGAAGTTCGCCCTGGTCGTCCGTGACGCGATCCTGACGCTGGCCGAGCCGGGACGCAAGGCCCAGAGCGCGGGCGACAGCCTGGCGTCCGGTCTGCACGACGCCGGCAACGCGGCCTCCAAAGTCCCCTTCGTGGGCGACTCATTGAAGAAGCCGCTCCAGTCCGCCGCCGACGCCGGGACCGGCCTCTCCGAGGCCGGACGGTCGCTCCAGGACACCGTGGGCCACGTCGCCACCCTGACCGCGGTCGTCCTGATCCTCCTGCCGACCGTGTTCATCCTCGTGGTGTGGCTCATTCCGCGGATGCGGTGGATCCGGCGCACCGCCACCACCCGGCGCCTCCTCGACTCCCCCGGCGGCGCCGACCTCCTCGCCCTGCGGGCGCTCACCGGGCCGCAGCGGCAGTTGGCCGCGATCCCGACTCCGCCGGGCGGTCTGGCCGACGCCTGGCGGCGCGGGGACCCTGACGTCATCGCCGAATTGTCGACCCTGACGCTCCGGCGAGCGGGGCTTCGACACTGACGAGCCACGACAAGCCCGGGCCGGACACGAGGGGCTCGCGCACGGCCCGCGCACCCGGGCGGCGGTCCGGCGTCTCGGCACCACGCGCCGCCCGGGGCGAGGCCGCAGAGCAAGGCCGATCAGACGCCGGTCAGACGCCGGTGAGGTGCTCCGGGCGGACCGGCGTCTTGGTGAGTTCCAGACCGGTCGCCGCCCGGATCGCCGCGAGGACCGCCGGGGTGGACGACAGGGTCGGGGCCTCGCCGATGCCGCGCACACCGTACGGCGCGTTCGGGTCCGCCAGTTCGAGGTA
Protein-coding sequences here:
- a CDS encoding chlorinating enzyme; the encoded protein is MNQITDTKKFSLSAEELEKFQRDGYIGPFDLYEKDEMEANLQALRPKLLNTKKAIYGGGRAVSGNTNLANYDRHLDIDFLADHITRPEIVDRVSSILGPDTLCWRSEFFPKYPGDEGTDWHQADNFSNVAGSKHPQIVWPEDADFGGTITVWTAFTDASVENGCLQFIPGSHKTMNYDESKTMDYNPDAINATEKNGIRRGFFGHDYRQLQKDPNWSPDESKAVSQVMRQGQFIVFWSTLMHASHPHSGLTDQMRLGFAGRYLPTSVKVYPYSTELEEFGGQASLDRFGNVLTSGTDTYGHNRFVDSTVNGHPFRTNQ
- a CDS encoding helix-turn-helix domain-containing protein, with the translated sequence MGLADQVGSRLKELRTGRGLSLSELARRSAIGKGTLSELETGRRNPTLETLYALTRALDVPLSSVLNVDEPVRVSGEAVDAYLTEKFENAEAVTEVFRIRIRAHAHQRSAAHAPGTEERIVVLTGTAQVGPADSPQLVRPGEQAHWAADVPHVYGAPSEDVEAVLFVRYPAAAPSPA
- a CDS encoding YbaK/EbsC family protein; this translates as MSSPQHDALPTRSRQVAACLAEAGVPGQVRELAESTRTAAEAAAALGCDVGAIANSLVFLSDNEPVLVLTSGRHKVDTDALAARWGRGRLRRASAEQVREATGQAIGGVAPVGHPGQLPTVVDEALTDYPQIWAAAGTPRTVFPTTASELLRLTNGTLLAVTS
- a CDS encoding benzoate/H(+) symporter BenE family transporter; this encodes MTERKIRRVAPASAVTAGLIAVLVGVTSSAAIVFTAAQAAGAGPGELTSWMLALGVGMGTTCIGLSLRYRAPVVTAWSTPGAALLVSGLGGVTMAQAIGAFLVSAALIVLSGLTGWFERVMSRIPVPIAAGLLAGVLVQFGTGLFARMHGHFALVFSMFAVYLVGRRLAPRFAIIGALAVGVAVAAAQGSLRPAGVRFDIAQPVFTAPEFSLQVIISVALPLYVVTMASQNLPGVAVLRGAGYERVPISPLISWTGAVNLLLAPFGCFGLNLAAITAAICTGREAHEDPDRRYLAGVWAGVFYLFVGVFGGAVGALLTALPSALVLGIAGLGLLGTIGNSLASALADDGSREAAVITFLATASGVTLLGIGSAFWGLLAGALTLVVMRVRLPRRPPPPGKDPTVPAARTPAPAVGPVRSTTGTRTEDDA